The following coding sequences lie in one Apium graveolens cultivar Ventura chromosome 3, ASM990537v1, whole genome shotgun sequence genomic window:
- the LOC141713631 gene encoding sugar transporter ERD6-like 5, with the protein MARQSKDYEEQSSGDPLLPTVLSDDNFVTLVLVFSTLVAVFGSFVFGSAIGFSSPAQTGIMDDLGLSLAEYSLFGSIMTIGAMLGAIMSGKLADLFGRRGAMGFSEMFCLLGWAGIFFSKGPWWLDCGRLLIGYGVGLLSYVVPVYVAEITPKNLRGAFTTVNQFMICCGISVMFIVGNFISWRILTILGIVPCVLHLLGLPFIPESPRWLAKIGREKDSESALQRLRGKNADISAESAEIRDYIETLQELSDTSFFDLFQRKYSHSLIVGVGLMVLQQLGGVNGITYYASAIFISAGFSSRFGTIGIVFVQVPMTLLGVLLMDKLGRRPLLMISAAGTCLGCFFVGLSFLLQDLQLWKEISPVLALFGVLIFKGSFSIGMGGIPWVIMSEIFPMNIKGPAGSLVTVVNWFGTWVISYAFNFLMKWSSEGTFFMFSVVCGLTIVFVAKLVPETRGRTLEEIQASLN; encoded by the exons ATGGCAAGACAAAGTAAAGATTATGAAGAACAGAGCTCTGGTGATCCTCTTCTTCCTACTGTTTTATCTGATGACAACTTTGTCACACTGGTTCTTGTGTTTAGCACCTTGGTGGCTGTTTTTGGCTCTTTTGTTTTTGGATCAGCT ATCGGCTTTTCATCACCTGCACAGACCGGGATCATGGATGACCTTGGTCTCTCTCTAGCAGAG TATTCACTTTTTGGTTCGATAATGACAATTGGAGCAATGTTAGGAGCTATTATGAGTGGGAAGCTAGCAGATCTATTTGGTCGGAGAGGT GCTATGGGATTTTCAGAGATGTTTTGCTTACTAGGTTGGGCAGGAATATTTTTCTCAAAG GGTCCTTGGTGGCTTGACTGTGGAAGACTATTAATAGGCTATGGCGTTGGGCTTCTTTCATACGTG GTACCTGTATACGTAGCAGAAATAACACCTAAGAATCTTCGAGGAGCATTTACAACGGTTAATCAG TTTATGATATGTTGTGGCATATCAGTAATGTTTATAGTTGGAAATTTCATCTCTTGGCGTATCCTGACTATACTTG GAATTGTTCCATGTGTACTACATCTTCTGGGGCTGCCCTTCATTCCCGAGTCTCCTAGATGGCTG GCAAAGATTGGTAGAGAGAAAGACAGCGAGTCTGCTTTACAGCGCTTAAGGGGAAAGAATGCAGACATATCGGCAGAATCTGCTGAAATAAGA GATTACATAGAAACCCTTCAAGAGCTTTCAGATACTAGCTTTTTTGACTTGTTTCAGAGGAAATATTCTCACTCGCTGATT GTCGGAGTTGGTCTAATGGTATTGCAGCAATTAGGAGGGGTGAATGGGATTACGTATTATGCAAGCGCTATTTTCATATCAGCTG GTTTTTCAAGTAGATTTGGCACCATAGGCATAGTGTTTGTTCAG GTTCCTATGACATTGTTAGGCGTACTTTTGATGGATAAATTGGGTCGACGGCCACTACTAATG ATTTCAGCAGCAGGAACATGCTTGGGCTGCTTCTTCGTAGGATTATCATTTTTACTGCAG GACCTTCAACTGTGGAAGGAGATAAGCCCAGTATTAGCGCTTTTTGGTGTACTG ATATTTAAGGGATCATTCTCAATAGGCATGGGAGGAATTCCATGGGTTATAATGTCAGAG ATATTTCCGATGAACATTAAGGGTCCAGCTGGTAGTCTTGTGACGGTAGTCAACTGGTTCGGAACCTGGGTGATTTCATATGCTTTTAATTTTCTAATGAAATGGAGCTCAGAAG GGACTTTTTTCATGTTTTCTGTTGTTTGCGGATTGACAATTGTTTTCGTGGCAAAGTTGGTTCCGGAGACCAGGGGCCGGACACTGGAAGAAATACAAGCATCCTTGAACTGA